In Zingiber officinale cultivar Zhangliang chromosome 8B, Zo_v1.1, whole genome shotgun sequence, a single genomic region encodes these proteins:
- the LOC122013744 gene encoding uncharacterized protein LOC122013744, with product MVRAHEEYKSTFKTTFQYEHVWRIVKDSPMYAPQSSDRQAIKKARTSESSGAHTDSSNPNTTADIDDREIRFRPMGQKAAKRKGKERVDLLDELNQAMQQSMAQLEEYNNNKKVDQLIQAHQLLVMDTRGMTDEQLQNHLAICEQLKKKLNM from the coding sequence ATGGTGCGAGCTCATGAAGAATACAAGAGTACTTTTAAAACTACTTTCCAATATGAGCATGTGTGGAGAATCGTGAAAGATAGTCCTATGTATGCTCCTCAATCCTCAGATCGACAGGCAATAAAAAAAGCAAGAACATCAGAATCATCAGGTGCACATACTGACTCTTCTAATCCTAATACAACTGCTGATATAGATGATAGAGAAATCCGATTTCGTCCAATGGGACAGAAGGCAGCAAAGAGGAAAGGTAAAGAAAGAGTAGACCTACTTGATGAATTGAATCAGGCTATGCAACAATCAATGGCGCAGTTGGAAGAGTATAATAACAATAAGAAAGTTGATCAACTCATCCAAGCACATCAACTCCTCGTAATGGACACACGAGGCATGACTGATGAACAACTTCAAAATCATCTAGCGATATGTGAACAACTGAAGAAAAAATTGAACATGTAG
- the LOC122014599 gene encoding uncharacterized protein LOC122014599 gives MKQLSGYQKRQKKEKEEEIAQSLRGSLNKYFSKKSHNTTESLVQILSNESNLSNEDFVENNNNEYEKFMSNESDENEKYVENENKENTYLNDLNETKIDKTKDTDNCCDDERTNEYQCSTPRYDINIFDPRVWDNLDTKIRDLLVERGPKREDIIKFPLDKESRHFSHTYYVQMLPNGETRDRKWLVYSKELDKVFCICCKLFKVIHTKSNLAKEGVNDWKHLCDKLKQHENSVERLTNLRAFVELQMRLKKTLTIDKEIQEQIKKDTKHWKHVMLRIVAVVKCLATHNLAFRGTHDKIYEDGNGNFLGLLEMIADFDPIM, from the coding sequence ATGAAACAACTCTCTGGATATCAAAAAagacaaaaaaaggaaaaagaggagGAGATAGCCCAAAGCTTAAGAGGTTCATTGAATAAATATTTTAGTAAAAAATCACATAACACAACAGAAAGCTTAGTTCAGATTTTAAGTAATGAATCAAATTTGTCAAATGAAGATTttgttgaaaataataataatgaatatgaAAAATTTATGAGTAATGAAAGTGATGAGAATGAGAAATATGTAGAAAATGAGAACAAAGAGAATACATATCTTAATGATTTGAATGAAACTAAAATTGACAAAACTAAAGATACTGATAATTGTTGTGATGATGAGCGTACAAATGAATATCAATGTTCGACACCTAGATATGATATAAACATATTTGATCCAAGAGTTTGGGATAACCTTGATACAAAAATAAGAGATTTACTTGTGGAAAGAGGCCCTAAAAGAGAAGATATTATTAAGTTTCCTTTAGATAAAGAATCTCGACACTTTTCTCATACTTACTATGTTCAAATGTTACCAAATGGTGAGACTCGTGATCGAAAATGGTTAGTATATTCGAAGGAGTTGGACaaagtattttgtatttgttgtaagtTGTTTAAAGTAATACACACCAAAAGTAATTTAGCAAAAGAAGGAGTTAATGACTGGAAACATTTATGTGACAAACTTAAACAACATGAAAATAGTGTTGAACGCCTCACTAATCTGAGAGCCTTTGTTGAACTACAAATGAGATTAAAGAAAACATTGACAATTGATAAGGAAATACAAGAACAAATTAAAAAGGACACAAAACATTGGAAACATGTTATGCTAAGAATAGTTGCTGTTGTCAAATGTCTTGCTACACATAATTTGGCATTTCGTGGTACACATGACAAAATTTATGAAGATGGTAATGGTAATTTTTTGGGTCTACTTGAAATGATTGCAGATTTTGATCCAATAATGTAA
- the LOC122014719 gene encoding arginine decarboxylase-like has protein sequence MPALACVDAAVVPPGYAFARDGPLPAPRAFLGGAPTTGDYDTSDFSAPWSTAHSSALYRIDGWGAPYFRVNSSGDIAVRPHGAATLPHQEIDLMKVVKKASASKSSGGLGLRLPLLVRLPDVLKHRLESLHAAFDFAIQSVGYGGRYHGVYPVKCNQDRYIVEDIVEFGAPFHYGLEAGSKAELLLAMSCLTRGSPDALLVCNGYKDEEYIALALIARSMNLNTVIVLEQEEELDTVVETSRRLGIRPVIGLRAKLRTKHSGHFGSTSGEKGKFGLTTMQTLSVVQKLQRLDMIDCLQLLHFHIGSQIPSTSLLAEGVVEAAQIYCELSRLGASMRVIDIGGGLGIDYDGSHSGDSDMSVNYGLEEYACTVVRTVMLACDRKNVNHPIICSESGRALVSHHSVLIFEAVSSDSIKADASPFAGPNLSFLADELADDARAGYNSLMAAAYRRDYESSAIYAEQLKRTCVEHFKDGIIGLEHLAAVDGLCDIVTKKLGVADQVKTYHVNLSIFTSIPDLWSIGQVFPIVPIHHLDQRPGVKGVLSDLTCDSDGKVNQFIGGLTSLPLHEFGGGGGGGGYYLGMFLGGAYQEALGGLHNLFGGPSVVRVAQSDGPYCFAVTLAVPGSSCAQVLQAMRHEPEVMFEALKHRAAECGVGGADAIMRAFHSMPYLICRTGGGVGGGDAIGSDSDGCCGGGDVIGSDSDGCCGGGEEEDEDDWGFMRSLIV, from the coding sequence ATGCCGGCCCTCGCGTGCGTAGATGCTGCAGTTGTGCCCCCTGGCTACGCCTTCGCGAGAGATGGCCCTCTTCCCGCGCCGAGGGCATTCCTTGGCGGCGCTCCGACGACGGGAGATTACGACACCTCTGACTTTTCTGCGCCCTGGTCCACCGCCCATTCCAGCGCCCTTTATCGGATCGACGGATGGGGCGCGCCTTACTTTCGCGTCAATTCCTCCGGCGACATCGCCGTGCGGCCGCACGGTGCCGCCACCCTTCCCCACCAGGAGATCGACCTCATGAAGGTTGTAAAGAAGGCCTCTGCTTCCAAATCTTCCGGCGGGCTTGGCCTCCGCCTTCCGCTCCTCGTCCGCCTTCCAGACGTCCTGAAGCACCGGCTGGAGTCCCTTCATGCCGCCTTTGACTTTGCCATCCAATCCGTCGGATACGGTGGGCGCTACCATGGCGTCTACCCGGTGAAATGCAACCAGGACCGCTACATCGTGGAGGATATCGTTGAGTTCGGTGCGCCGTTCCATTACGGCCTCGAGGCCGGATCCAAGGCGGAGCTCCTCCTCGCCATGAGTTGCCTTACTCGAGGCAGCCCGGACGCTCTCCTTGTCTGCAATGGATACAAGGACGAGGAGTACATTGCCCTCGCCCTCATCGCCCGAAGCATGAATCTCAACACCGTGATCGTCCTGGAGCAGGAGGAGGAGCTCGACACGGTTGTCGAGACCAGCCGGAGGCTTGGCATCCGGCCGGTAATCGGTCTCCGCGCCAAGCTTCGTACCAAGCATTCTGGTCATTTTGGATCCACCTCTGGAGAAAAGGGCAAGTTCGGCCTGACCACCATGCAAACCCTATCTGTAGTCCAGAAACTCCAGCGCCTAGACATGATCGATTGCCTGCAGCTCCTCCACTTCCATATCGGCTCGCAGATCCCATCCACCTCGCTGCTCGCCGAAGGCGTCGTCGAGGCCGCCCAAATATACTGCGAGCTCTCCAGGCTTGGAGCCTCCATGCGCGTCATCGACATTGGCGGTGGCCTCGGCATCGACTACGACGGCTCTCACTCCGGCGATTCGGACATGTCGGTGAATTATGGCCTCGAAGAATACGCCTGCACCGTGGTGCGGACCGTGATGTTGGCATGCGACCGCAAGAATGTAAACCATCCAATTATCTGCAGCGAGAGCGGCCGCGCCCTGGTGTCCCATCATTCCGTGCTCATCTTCGAAGCAGTCTCATCCGACTCCATCAAGGCCGATGCATCGCCATTCGCCGGTCCCAATCTTTCCTTCCTCGCCGACGAGCTTGCGGACGACGCGCGTGCCGGTTACAACAGTCTGATGGCCGCTGCATATCGCAGAGACTATGAATCCTCTGCAATCTATGCAGAGCAGTTGAAGCGGACATGCGTCGAACACTTCAAGGACGGTATCATTGGCCTTGAACATTTGGCAGCCGTGGATGGCCTTTGCGATATCGTGACGAAGAAATTAGGCGTGGCTGATCAGGTGAAGACTTACCATGTTAATTTGTCCATCTTCACCTCGATTCCAGATTTGTGGAGCATCGGGCAAGTCTTCCCAATTGTCCCAATCCATCATCTCGACCAGCGGCCGGGAGTGAAGGGCGTTCTTTCCGACCTAACTTGCGACAGCGATGGGAAGGTGAACCAGTTCATCGGAGGGCTGACGAGCCTACCGCTGCACGAATTCGGCGGCGGCGGGGGCGGGGGCGGGTACTATTTGGGGATGTTCCTCGGAGGGGCTTACCAGGAGGCGCTTGGGGGGCTGCACAACCTGTTCGGGGGGCCGAGCGTTGTGCGCGTGGCGCAGAGCGACGGACCGTACTGCTTCGCGGTTACGCTGGCGGTTCCCGGCTCGTCCTGCGCCCAGGTCCTGCAAGCGATGCGGCATGAGCCCGAAGTGATGTTCGAGGCGCTCAAGCACCGCGCAGCAGAGTGCGGGGTGGGGGGCGCCGACGCCATTATGCGCGCTTTCCATTCGATGCCGTATCTCATCTGCCGGACCGGCGGAGGCGTGGGCGGAGGTGATGCTATCGGCAGCGACTCAGACGGGTGCTGCGGCGGTGGGGACGTGATTGGCAGCGACTCGGATGGGTGCTGCGGCGGAGGTGAGGAGGAAGACGAAGACGACTGGGGCTTCATGCGTTCCTTGATCGTGTGA